In Vibrio bathopelagicus, the following are encoded in one genomic region:
- a CDS encoding DUF2760 domain-containing protein: MIVDLNLIPQTFDMLHAGLTASSVLLLLIAVSRKSKVVEKVVEKPVEKIVEVEKPVEKIVEVEKVVEVERVIEKVVEVESKLATAPTDSAMQLLSIMQQEARLIDFLKEDLTSFSDEEVGAAARVIHTGGKKVLADYVTLSHIRTEDEETRITVVEGFNPQEIRLTGNVTGNAPFNGTLVHKGWKATDMNLPKLAENYDASVIAPAEVEL, encoded by the coding sequence ATGATCGTTGATTTGAACCTAATTCCACAAACGTTTGATATGCTTCACGCAGGCCTAACTGCATCAAGCGTTTTACTACTGCTAATTGCCGTTTCTCGTAAATCCAAAGTGGTTGAGAAAGTCGTAGAAAAACCAGTAGAAAAGATCGTTGAAGTTGAAAAGCCAGTTGAGAAAATTGTCGAAGTAGAGAAAGTTGTCGAAGTTGAACGTGTTATCGAAAAAGTAGTAGAAGTTGAATCTAAGCTAGCAACAGCACCGACTGATTCAGCAATGCAATTACTGTCTATCATGCAGCAAGAAGCGCGCTTAATTGACTTCCTAAAAGAAGACCTAACGTCATTCTCTGATGAAGAAGTTGGTGCAGCAGCACGTGTTATTCACACTGGCGGTAAAAAAGTACTAGCAGATTACGTAACGCTTTCTCACATCCGCACTGAAGATGAAGAAACGCGTATCACGGTTGTTGAAGGCTTCAACCCACAAGAAATTCGCCTAACAGGCAATGTAACGGGTAACGCACCGTTCAATGGCACATTGGTTCACAAAGGTTGGAAAGCAACTGACATGAACCTGCCTAAACTTGCTGAGAACTACGATGCATCTGTGATTGCACCGGCAGAGGTGGAGCTATAA